Within Runella rosea, the genomic segment GCTCCGCACAAATCCCGAGACTGTCGTTGATAATCACGTCGCGTAGGTACTCCAGCCCGCCTTCTAGTTTGTTAAACCACGTGGCGGTGCGTTGGAGTGGCTCGGCGGTTTTGATATAAAACATCAAAAACCGGTCTATGTACTTGATGCAGGTGTCGTCGTCGAGGTCGCTTGCAAAAAGCACGGCGTGTTGGGGCTTGATGCCCCCATTGCCGCAGAGGTACAAGTTCCAGCCTTTTTCGGTCGCTATAATGCCAAAGTCTTTGCTTTGTGCTTCGGCGCATTCTCGGGTACAACCCGATACCGCACTCTTAAGCTTGTGGGGCGCACGAATTCCCTTATAACGATTCTCAATTCTAACTGCATACCCTACGGCGTCTTGCACGCCAAAACGGCACCATGTATTGCCAACACAGCTTTTTACCGTGCGCAGAGCTTTGCCGTAGGCGTGCCCGCTTTCAAACCCTACGTCAATCAGTTCTTCCCAAATAAAAGGAAGTTGCTCTACGCGTGCACCAAATAAATCAACTCGCTGCCCGCCGGTGATTTTGCAATAAAGATCGTATTTTTTAGCAACGGTTCCGAGGGTAATCAACTGGTCAGCAGTGATTTCGCCGCCAGGCACGCGCGGTACGACCGAATACGTGCCACCGCGCTGAATGTTGGCTAGGTATCGGTCATTGGTGTCTTGAATAACGGCTTGCTTGGCAATCACGTCATTGTAAATACTCGCCAGCATAGAAGCTACTGCAGGCTTGCAAACTTCGCAGCCACAGCCTTTCCCGTGTTTTTCTATGACTTCGTCGAAGGTACGCGTACCCGACATTTTGATGAGGTGATACATTTCCTGACGTGAGTAGTCAAAATGTTCACACAATACTTTTTTGACCGTTTTGCCCTGTTTTTTAAGGGTTTCGGTCAATAAATCCGATAGCATCGGAACGCAGCCTCCGCAACCCGTACCTGCCTTGGTGCATTTTTTAATGGCCGCTACATCGCCCAGATTCTGTCCTTCAATGGCTTCGCAAATGGTGCCTTTCGTAATGTTTTCGCAGGAACAAATGCTTGCGTCGTCGGGTAAGGAAGCTACACCCATGCCTGCACCAGCGCTTTCGCCTTTTCGGACGGGCATGACCAAGTCTTCGGGATTGGGCGGTAAAATCAGTTGATTTTTGACCATTTGCAGCAGCATATTATAATTGTCTGCTTCGCCAACCAGAATTCCACCTAAGAGGTGTTTTCCGTCGGTGGTTATGTTGAGGCGTTTGTAAACACCTTTGAGTTTATCTTCCACCACGATGGTATCGTGCGGTGTATTCTCGCAGAAAGGTTCCCCGAAACTGGCTACGTCGACTCCAATCAATTTAAGTTTGGTCGACATATCAAATGCGTGAAAGGATTTAACGTCTCCTTTTTTGGCAACAGACAGCGCGAGATTATTGGCTACTACTTCGGCCATTTCGTATCCAGGCGCTACTAGTCCGTAAATCATTCCTTTGTGCAGAGCACATTCGCCGATGGCATAAATATCGGAATCGGTGGTTTGTAGTTCGTCGTTGACCATGATTCCACCCCGGGGGCCAACGCCCAAGCCAGCTTGTTTGGCCAGTTCGTCGCGGGGGCGAATACCCGCCGAAACCACTACCATATCCACCTCCAACGAGGTGTTATCCACAAAGGCAAGCCCTTTTACATTGGATTCGCCTTCAAAATGCGCTGTATTTTTATTAAGGTGAATTTGAATCCCCAAGGCTTCCATTTTACGTTTGAGCATTCCCGCACCAGCGGCGTCCAATTGCCGTGGCATGAGGCGCGGAGCAAACTCAATAACGTGGGTTTCGAGGCCAAGGTCGAGGGTGGCTTTGGCGGCTTCTAACCCCAAAAGTCCACCACCAATTACCGCCGCTCGGCCAGCTCCCTGCGCATAACTTATAATGGCGTCCAAATCTTCGATGGTGCGATAGACAAAAACGCCTTCTTTTTCTACGCCGGGTACAGGGGGGGCAAACGCGGAAGAGCCCGTAGCGAGAATGAGCTTGTCGTACTCGATTTTTCGCCCAGTGTGGGTCATTACGTAACGCGCTTCGGGATGGATGTGCAATACGCACTCTCCCGTGAGGAGTTGAATGCCATTTTCGGCGTACCAACTTGCGGGTGCCATTGTAAGCTCGTCGACCGACGTGCCTGAGAAATAAGCGGAAAGATGAACCCGATCGTACGCCGGCCGAGGTTCTTCGCCGATTACCGTGATAGAAAACGAGCCGCCACCCGCTTTATTCAGCAACTTTTCGCAGAACTTATAGCCTACCATTCCGTTGCCTACTACCACTACCTTTTGAGGTTGTGCCATGAAAATGTTGTTTTGAGAATCCCTAATTACTCTTTATTATTTACTGCTTTTTATTGAAATAGTTAAATTAAAGTTTGTTTTATCTTAAAACTAAAAATTGTAATTTTTGCAAAAAAATAGAATAAAACAGATATTATTGAATGTTGTTTTTGCAAAAATAGTAGTGTTGTTTAAATTATTACTTAAAAATAATACTTAATTTCTCAAAATTCACTATTTTTGATTAAATATTTTTTAAAATGTGTACTTAGCAAAATAATATTTCAATAAAGTATTTATAAAGTACAAAAAGCGTTTGTGTAAGCATTAAAAGTAAGTCCAGAAAATACTCAGTAGAGAAAGGGTGGCGGCCCTATTTTCGGATGCATTCATTTTAAACAAATGGGATTAACGATGAAACCAAAATTAACACTTGTAGGAGCAGGTCCGGGAGACCCTGAGCTCCTCACTCTCAAAGGACTTAAAGCTATTCAATCGGCAGATGTGGTACTGTATGATGCACTCGTTTCTACCGAACTTCTCACGTACGCGCCAGCCCACGCCCGTATCGTATTTGTTGGCAAGCGTCGCGGGCGTTGTGAGTTTGTCCAGCAGGATTTGAATCAGCTCATTGTAGATTATGCCCTCAACTACGGCCATGTGGTTCGGCTCAAAGGCGGCGACTCGTTTGTGTTTGGACGCGGTTATGAAGAAATTGTTTTTGCGCAAGATTTCGGTATTGAGACCACCGTTGTGCCGGGCATTTCAAGTAGTATTGCTGTACCAGCCTTGGCAGGTATTCCGCTGACGTGCCGTGGGGTGAGCGAAAGTTTTTGGGTATTGACTGGAACCACAAAAAATCATACACTTTCTAAAGATGTAGCCAAAGCGGCTCAAAGCTCCGCTACCTTGGTTGTTTTGATGGGAATGCAGCATTTGGCGCAAATCGTGGCTGAACTTGCTGGTGCTGGCAAGGGCGATACGCCCGTAGCCATCATCCAAAACGGCAGTACGTCCGAAGAAAAAATAGGGTTGGGAACGGTTAACTCCATCGTTGAAGTTGTTGAAAAAGAGACATTGGCAAACCCCGCGATTATCGTAATCGGCGAAGTAGTGCGACTGCACCCCTCTTATGAAAAAGGTAGAATGGAGGTGCTTTCGGCTTTGGGTTACTAAAAACCCCTCTGTATGAAACGCCTTTTATTATTGCTTACTATCTCCGTGGTTTGTCAGCTTTCGTATGCCCAAGCGGCGCCTGAACTTTGTCAAGGTGCGTATTTTACCGAGCCTCAGGGAAAAGATTTTTTGGGACAGCACGTACCTGCGTCCAAACAAGAATGGGAAACCAGAGCGCAACAAATCAGGAATCGTATCTTAGAAGGCAGCGAATTGCAAAAAATGCCTCCGCGTCCTGTCTCAAAGCCGATGATTCACAGTCGGAGAGAGATGGATGGGTATACCATTGAAAATGTGGCATTTGAGAGCATAGATGGGTATTATGTAACGGGCAATCTCTATAAACCACTGAACCAAAAAGGCCCTTTTGCGGCCATACTGTGTCCGCACGGGCATACCGCCAAGCCAGATGCACGTTTTCTGGAACCGATGCAGTTTCGTTGTGCCAATCTGGCCCGAATGGGCGCGGTGGTGTTTGCTTACGATATGATTGGGTACAGCGATTCGCAACTGAGCACGCACAAAATTCCCAAAGCCTTTAAACTTCAGACCATCAACAGCATTCGAGCATTAGATTTTTTATTGGCACAACCCAATATTGATAAGAATCGGGTAGGGGTAACGGGAGAATCGGGTGGAGGAACGCAGACTTTTATGCTCACGGCGTTGGACCCTCGTATCAAAGTTTCGGTGCCAGTGGTGATGGTATCAGCGCACTTTTTTGGCGGCTGTGTGTGCGAAAGCGGGATGCCCGTTCATAAAAAAGGGAACTTTCAAACCAATAACGTAGAAATTGCCGCCTTGGCGGCCCCGCGCCCCATGTTGTTGGTGTCGGACGGTGCCGACTGGACTAAAAATAATCCCGAGGTGGAGTATCCACATTTGCAAAAAATCTACGGATTATATGGCAAAGAAAATTTGGTTGAAAATGTACACCTCCCCAACGAAAAGCACGATTACGGCCCTTCAAAACGCGCGGCGGCCTATCGGTTTTTAGCCAAACATTTAAAATTAGATATATCGAAAGTAACCAAAGCCGACGGAAGTATTGACGAAAGCCATGCCAAACTCCTCGACCGCAAAGACCTTGAAGTGTTTAACGAAGCCCATCCGCGTCCTACCAATGCCGTGGCTAGTGAAGAGGCTGTGATGGCGGTGTTGAAATAGTATTATATCGTGTTGGCAGACGGGCTGGGTCGGTACGCCGATGCGGCCCGTCCGACAACGCGATTTTCTCATAAACTATTCAGTGCTTGGCTCAAATCTTCAATCAGATAGTCAACTTCTTCCAGACCAATATAAAGACGCACTAGACGGTGTTCTAGATTTTTGGCATCAAATTCTTCTGGGTGTAGGCCCGCGCATTTGGGCATGATGAGTGATTCGTGGCCGCCCCAACTTACCGCTAATAGAAAGTGTTTCAGGGTTTTGGCGAACTGCTCAACCTGCTCGTATCTATCCACTTTGAGCGCAATGGTCACCAGGCCGCAAGCACCTGTCATTTGTTTTTTTGCTAATTCATACTGCGGAAAATCGGGGTCGAACGGAAAATAAACGCGCTCAATGGCGGGGTGATTTTTCAAAAAAGCGACCACTTTTTGGGTGCTTTCCGAAATATGTTTCAGTCGAATTGGCAACGTCCGTAAGCCTCTTAATAGCAACCAACCGTTAAAAGGGGATACAAAAGCACCCGTATTGAGGGCTTCACGGTCAAAAATCTGCTTTATCATGGCTTTACTGCCCGTCAAAACACCCGCTACGGTATCTGAGTGCCCGCCGATGTATTTGGTGGCCGATTGCAGAGATAGATCAATGCCGAAGCGGTGCGGTTTTTGGAAAAATGGGGAACAGTAACTATTGTCAATGATGGTGACAATACCCCGCGATTTTGCCAGTCTGGCTACGGCTTCCAAATCTTGCAGGTCAAAGGTCAGGGTATTGGGTGATTCTAAATAAATCACTCTGGTGTTAGGTTGCAGGGCAGCTTCAAAATTTTCAATCAGCGTACCGTCTACGTAAGTGGTCGAAACATTGTACCGGGGCAGAATGTTGTCAAACAATTTCCACGCCCATGTATAGGGTTTATGAACGCTCACAATGTGGTCGCCCGCCTGAACATTGGACATCACCGCGCAAAAAATGGCCGACGCGCCGCTGTTTAGCACCAAACAATCTTCGGTTTCGTCCAAGGCAGCCAATTTTTGGCGTAAAATATCGACCGTTGGGTTTACACCCCGCGAATACAGGTAGGCCGACATTTCATCTTCAAAGGCCCCACGCAGAGAAGCAAAATCATTAAAAACGAAATTGCTAGTTTGGACAATCGGCGGACTAACGGCGTTGAAATAATGCTCGCGGTCTTCGGCAAGCTCGTTGATAATGTGAGAATAGTGCATGTAAAAAGAATTTATCGCAGTAACATCCCGATGAAAATGCGAAAATAGAATACTAGGTTAATTATTAGCGCTTCTACTTACAGAAATATCCACTTGTAGGAGAGCAGTGGCTTTTGGGTTGGGGGTTATAAAGGGAGGGATATCACAAACCGAGTGCCTTTTCCGAGTTGAGAAAAAGCCCTGATACTGCCGTTATGAAGTTGAATAATTCGTTGGGTAAGGGCCAGCCCAATACCGTGCCCTTTACGAGATTTACTAGAATCGCCCCGGTAAAAAGGTTCAAAAATATGAGGTAAATCTTCTTCCGAAATACCGATGCCCCGGTCGGTAAAAGAAATACGTATGGTGTCGGAATGGGCTAGTAATGACACATTAACGCGTTGATCTTCTGAGTATTTACAGGCATTTTCCATGATGTTTTGAAAAGCCATTTGAAGCAGTGATTTATCACCTTTGATTTTAAATTCTGTTTCTTCCTCCTGCGATTCATCAAACTCTATTTGAATGTTATAGTCAGGAAATTGGATGAGCAACGATTCTCGAACCTGCCACAACAAATCATCAATATTTAACGGCCGAAAATGCAACTGAAATATGTCGTTGTTGATGCGGGCGAGTTCTAGTAGTCCATTGATTAAGTCCCGCATTTTCTTTACTTCTTCAATGGCGTCTTTGATGGTTTGTTGATAGTCTTCGACGGTTCGTTTTTGAAGCAAAGCTACTTCCAATTGCCCCATCATAATGGTGAGTGGGGTGCGTAATTCGTGCGAAGCGTGTGAAACAAAATTGCGCTGTGAGCTAAAAGCCTCCTCCAATCTACTCAGCAAATCATTGAAAGTAGCCACCAATTGTCCCAGTTCATCCTTATGACGCCGGGCTTTGAGGCGTTCGTGGATATTGCGGGCCGAAATATTCTTTACCTGTTCAATAATATCCGAAACAGGCCGTAAGGCATCACTCGCAAAAAGCCATCCTGCCAAAATAACCAACAACAAACTAACCGCCCAACCCGTAATAAGAATGTTACGTAATCTTTCCAATTTGCTGAATCCGTACACATCAATTGCGTACGCAACCACGACCAATACCTGTTTTCGTTTGTCTACGTACCTGACGCCAATGATTTCTTTATCGCCATCCCGAAGACTAAAATCAATTCCTTCTCTTGCTTGAGCCAGCAATTGAG encodes:
- a CDS encoding sensor histidine kinase codes for the protein MKRILDVPHWNENMNIRLRLTLLFAVLVASIMLAFSLSVYYLYNQFREQEFNKRLRDKALTTVRLFEDVGGITEELLHDIERNDLTTMYKEEVTVYDSNNKVVYDSGKEPYIITPQLLAQAREGIDFSLRDGDKEIIGVRYVDKRKQVLVVVAYAIDVYGFSKLERLRNILITGWAVSLLLVILAGWLFASDALRPVSDIIEQVKNISARNIHERLKARRHKDELGQLVATFNDLLSRLEEAFSSQRNFVSHASHELRTPLTIMMGQLEVALLQKRTVEDYQQTIKDAIEEVKKMRDLINGLLELARINNDIFQLHFRPLNIDDLLWQVRESLLIQFPDYNIQIEFDESQEEETEFKIKGDKSLLQMAFQNIMENACKYSEDQRVNVSLLAHSDTIRISFTDRGIGISEEDLPHIFEPFYRGDSSKSRKGHGIGLALTQRIIQLHNGSIRAFSQLGKGTRFVISLPL
- a CDS encoding alpha/beta hydrolase family protein, with protein sequence MKRLLLLLTISVVCQLSYAQAAPELCQGAYFTEPQGKDFLGQHVPASKQEWETRAQQIRNRILEGSELQKMPPRPVSKPMIHSRREMDGYTIENVAFESIDGYYVTGNLYKPLNQKGPFAAILCPHGHTAKPDARFLEPMQFRCANLARMGAVVFAYDMIGYSDSQLSTHKIPKAFKLQTINSIRALDFLLAQPNIDKNRVGVTGESGGGTQTFMLTALDPRIKVSVPVVMVSAHFFGGCVCESGMPVHKKGNFQTNNVEIAALAAPRPMLLVSDGADWTKNNPEVEYPHLQKIYGLYGKENLVENVHLPNEKHDYGPSKRAAAYRFLAKHLKLDISKVTKADGSIDESHAKLLDRKDLEVFNEAHPRPTNAVASEEAVMAVLK
- the cobA gene encoding uroporphyrinogen-III C-methyltransferase, which translates into the protein MKPKLTLVGAGPGDPELLTLKGLKAIQSADVVLYDALVSTELLTYAPAHARIVFVGKRRGRCEFVQQDLNQLIVDYALNYGHVVRLKGGDSFVFGRGYEEIVFAQDFGIETTVVPGISSSIAVPALAGIPLTCRGVSESFWVLTGTTKNHTLSKDVAKAAQSSATLVVLMGMQHLAQIVAELAGAGKGDTPVAIIQNGSTSEEKIGLGTVNSIVEVVEKETLANPAIIVIGEVVRLHPSYEKGRMEVLSALGY
- a CDS encoding trans-sulfuration enzyme family protein; its protein translation is MHYSHIINELAEDREHYFNAVSPPIVQTSNFVFNDFASLRGAFEDEMSAYLYSRGVNPTVDILRQKLAALDETEDCLVLNSGASAIFCAVMSNVQAGDHIVSVHKPYTWAWKLFDNILPRYNVSTTYVDGTLIENFEAALQPNTRVIYLESPNTLTFDLQDLEAVARLAKSRGIVTIIDNSYCSPFFQKPHRFGIDLSLQSATKYIGGHSDTVAGVLTGSKAMIKQIFDREALNTGAFVSPFNGWLLLRGLRTLPIRLKHISESTQKVVAFLKNHPAIERVYFPFDPDFPQYELAKKQMTGACGLVTIALKVDRYEQVEQFAKTLKHFLLAVSWGGHESLIMPKCAGLHPEEFDAKNLEHRLVRLYIGLEEVDYLIEDLSQALNSL
- the nirB gene encoding nitrite reductase large subunit NirB; protein product: MAQPQKVVVVGNGMVGYKFCEKLLNKAGGGSFSITVIGEEPRPAYDRVHLSAYFSGTSVDELTMAPASWYAENGIQLLTGECVLHIHPEARYVMTHTGRKIEYDKLILATGSSAFAPPVPGVEKEGVFVYRTIEDLDAIISYAQGAGRAAVIGGGLLGLEAAKATLDLGLETHVIEFAPRLMPRQLDAAGAGMLKRKMEALGIQIHLNKNTAHFEGESNVKGLAFVDNTSLEVDMVVVSAGIRPRDELAKQAGLGVGPRGGIMVNDELQTTDSDIYAIGECALHKGMIYGLVAPGYEMAEVVANNLALSVAKKGDVKSFHAFDMSTKLKLIGVDVASFGEPFCENTPHDTIVVEDKLKGVYKRLNITTDGKHLLGGILVGEADNYNMLLQMVKNQLILPPNPEDLVMPVRKGESAGAGMGVASLPDDASICSCENITKGTICEAIEGQNLGDVAAIKKCTKAGTGCGGCVPMLSDLLTETLKKQGKTVKKVLCEHFDYSRQEMYHLIKMSGTRTFDEVIEKHGKGCGCEVCKPAVASMLASIYNDVIAKQAVIQDTNDRYLANIQRGGTYSVVPRVPGGEITADQLITLGTVAKKYDLYCKITGGQRVDLFGARVEQLPFIWEELIDVGFESGHAYGKALRTVKSCVGNTWCRFGVQDAVGYAVRIENRYKGIRAPHKLKSAVSGCTRECAEAQSKDFGIIATEKGWNLYLCGNGGIKPQHAVLFASDLDDDTCIKYIDRFLMFYIKTAEPLQRTATWFNKLEGGLEYLRDVIINDSLGICAELEKEMEYLIETYHDEWRVAVETPEIRARFTHFVNSEEADPTLEFVEMRGQKRPSDW